A window of the Hevea brasiliensis isolate MT/VB/25A 57/8 chromosome 6, ASM3005281v1, whole genome shotgun sequence genome harbors these coding sequences:
- the LOC131180731 gene encoding uncharacterized protein LOC131180731 gives MDISSFRPGESHVAQQSRRDKLRVQASSTSVPHLDDFPNNLEQLSVHSGLNPELVQVRNVRKANVLYDPTTTATTMFSSEMLNFASSSNSILPAQRDAMIDQELVAVQTRRPIPGISPLADTSHPISSNFNTSPQTSASDPQEYSNWRSNDSQQSYDWVVNYASGSVGRENNHKPIFVGDVLSNNARVTNISTPTRSLKPNYNGYQTVQSSLANPSSDIPAHDNQKLNREMQLSSNVHPLYRNTLVDVVTPSASIGGNERIFLPEYGNQSSALYFDNANSWMNRPVDNCHLWSSELGGLIARKNDQELRTLASDPNTQVLSLSLSSNPPSRGNVTQFGDGYESENLQSKSNVLKEPHQDSKFFKSNYLCPMPKPAAIISRGSGKSLNDSVGASNYNVLRNAGPLGPFTGYATILTSSKFLKPAQLLLNEFCSASGSKLTKAGEEGRRISEADAEAGAKGNNNSSSVSSTTFYGSNEASGDVAGARSSCESYRPEYQQKKAKLLYLQEEVCRRYKQYHQQMQMVASSFESVAGLSAATPYLSLALKTISRNFRSLKHAISDQLKHVTKSVGEDLLSPNTGASSSKGDMSTSRLRFMDQGFKRNKSGGANVGLFEPQQHVWRPQRGLPERSVAILRAWLFEHFLHPYPTDTDKHMLATQTGLSRNQVSNWFINARVRVWKPMVEDMHMLETKGWAENRTCVNNLEGKCPEGTSQPSHEQPPNNTGPSSILNKQLEGTGSSAGSGEKLDAGQWSQEKRTRMEVHGNTSMDGSVMNFLPYQRTGIDIGGLGAVSLTLGLRHGVENAQQQQLQQHEDQLRRQFGGQMIHDFVG, from the exons ATGGACATTAGCAGTTTCAGGCCGGGTGAATCACATGTGGCACAACAAAGCAGGAGAGATAAGCTGAGAGTTCAAGCGAGTTCAACTTCAGTTCCGCATTTAGATGACTTCCCTAACAATTTGGAACAGTTGTCTGTCCATTCTGGGCTAAACCCAGAGCTTGTTCAGGTTCGAAATGTTAGGAAAGCCAATGTGCTTTATGACCCTACTACTACTGCTACTACTATGTTTTCCTCTGAAATGCTCAATTTTGCATCTAGTTCTAATAGTATTTTACCAGCTCAAAGGGATGCAATGATTGATCAAGAACTAGTCGCAGTACAAACGCGTAGGCCTATCCCGGGGATTTCCCCATTAGCCGATACGTCTCATCCAATTTCTTCCAACTTTAATACTTCACCTCAAACCAGTGCCAGTGACCCACAAGAGTATAGCAACTGGAGAAGCAATGATTCACAACAGAGTTATGACTGGGTGGTGAATTATGCAAGTGGATCAGTAGGTAGGGAAAACAATCATAAACCTATTTTTGTTGGGGATGTCTTGTCAAATAATGCAAGGGTAACCAATATTTCAACACCTACACGGTCTTTGAAGCCTAACTATAATGGATATCAAACTGTTCAATCTTCCTTAGCCAACCCCTCCAGTGATATTCCTGCTCATGATAACCAAAAGCTCAATAGGGAGATGCAATTGTCTTCCAATGTGCATCCACTCTACCGGAATACACTGGTTGATGTTGTTACTCCATCTGCTTCCATTGGAGGGAATGAAAGGATTTTCCTTCCAGAATATGGGAATCAATCCAGTGCTTTATATTTTGATAATGCCAATAGTTGGATGAATAGGCCTGTTGACAATTGCCATCTATGGAGTAGTGAATTGGGTGGTCTTATTGCAAGGAAGAATGACCAAGAGTTGAGGACTCTTGCAAGTGATCCCAATACTCAGGTTCTATCTCTGTCTCTTTCATCAAATCCGCCATCTAGAGGTAATGTAACTCAGTTTGGAGATGGATATGAATCTGAAAATTTGCAATCAAAGTCTAATGTTCTCAAAGAACCTCATCAAGattcaaaatttttcaagtcaaattatttgtGTCCAATGCCAAAGCCGGCAGCAATTATCAGTAGAGGTAGTGGAAAATCGCTTAATGATTCAGTGGGTGCGTCTAATTATAATGTTCTTCGAAATGCTGGTCCTCTTGGGCCTTTTACTGGATATGCAACAATTCTAACGAGTTCTAAATTCTTAAAGCCAGCGCAACTGCTGTTAAATGAGTTCTGTAGTGCATCAGGTTCAAAACTTACAAAAGCTGGTGAGGAGGGTCGGAGGATATCTGAAGCTGATGCAGAGGCTGGGGCTAAAGGCAATAACAATAGTTCCAGTGTCTCATCAACAACATTCTATGGATCCAATGAAGCAAGTGGTGATGTTGCAGGTGCAAGAAGTTCTTGCGAATCCTACAGGCCGGAGTACCAGCAAAAGAAGGCAAAGCTCCTATATTTGCAGGAGGAG GTGTGCAGAAGGTATAAGCAATACCACCAGCAGATGCAGATGGTGGCTTCATCCTTTGAATCAGTTGCAGGCCTCAGTGCTGCTACCCCTTACCTTTCTTTGGCTCTCAAGACAATATCAAGGAATTTTAGGTCCCTAAAACATGCTATATCAGATCAGCTCAAGCATGTAACAAAGTCCGTAGGGGAAGATTTGTTGTCCCCAAATACAGGTGCTAGCAGTAGCAAAGGTGATATGAGTACATCAAGGCTGAGATTCATGGATCAAGGCTTTAAGAGGAACAAATCTGGTGGGGCTAATGTGGGCTTATTTGAACCCCAACAACACGTCTGGAGGCCCCAAAGGGGTCTACCAGAACGTTCAGTGGCGATTCTTAGAGCTTGGCTGTTTGAGCATTTTCTTCATCC GTACCCCACGGACACGGATAAGCACATGTTGGCCACTCAAACTGGGCTATCTCGAAACCAG GTCTCAAACTGGTTTATAAATGCCCGGGTACGGGTTTGGAAACCTATGGTTGAAGATATGCACATGCTTGAAACCAAAGGTTGGGCAGAAAATCGAACTTGTGTGAATAACCTTGAAGGAAAATGTCCTGAGGGTACTAGCCAGCCAAGTCACGAGCAACCCCCAAATAATACAGGTCCAAGCTCCATACTTAATAAGCAATTGGAGGGTACAGGCTCCTCGGCGGGCAGCGGAGAAAAACTGGATGCAGGGCAGTGGAGTCAGGAGAAACGAACAAGAATGGAGGTTCATGGGAACACTAGCATGGATGGATCAGTGATGAATTTTCTGCCATACCAGAGAACTGGAATTGACATTGGAGGCCTAGGAGCCGTTTCACTTACACTTGGGTTAAGGCACGGTGTAGAAAATGCTCAGCAGCAGCAATTGCAGCAACATGAGGATCAACTTAGGCGGCAATTTGGAGGTCAGATGATTCATGATTTTGTGGGTTGA